The genomic interval AATTGTTGATGCTTCTGATAGTCCCACAAGACGATACCCTCATCTTTTAATAAAAAAAATAGATCTGAATTCAAGTATAATTTTGACATTTTACGACTTTCTTTTTTTATTTTTGCTAATGGCATACGCCAGGTTCGTTTTTCGTTAACACAGACTAACTTACATGATTAGGTTATGTTGAGAAAAGTAGAATATTGTTAAAAAAATTCTAACCCCACCTTCTGATTAACAGGAAAATTTTTCAAATTGACACTCACTAAGGTGATCGATAGGATACAGTTACTTGCCGGGGGTGCTGAGTTTTAATGTCTCAGCTGAGAGAGCGATGGTCGCTTAACCCTATAACCTGATCTGGTTCGTACCAGCGGAGGGAGTGCCATGAATCATAGTGCAAAAAAGCAATTATTTTTATCTAATTTTCAAGCTGTTAATCCTAAGCGCCAAAATATTTCTCCCGTTAAGTTACCGGTCTTTCTCCTATCAATTTTGGGAACAATTTTAGAGTATTTTGAATATGCTATATATGGATTTTTAGCCCCCATTTTAGCTCTTCATTTTTTCCCCGAGGGAAATTCGACTGCGGCGCTGCTCAAAACCTTTGGTGTATTCGCTGTGGGATCTTTGTCTAAACCTTTAGGTGCACTGATTTTCGGATATTTAGGGGATCGATGGGGACGACGCATATCCTTACGCTACAGTATGATCGGTATCTCTTTTCCAACATTCATTGTTGGAATTTTGCCTAGCTATGACTCTTGGGGCTGGAAAGCAGCTGTTGCACTTGTGTTATGTCGAATGTTCCAGGGTATATTTATTGCTGGAGAATCGGATGGTGTGCGAATTTATGTCTTTGAACATTTTGGCAAGAAATATCCATGTCTTATGACTACGTTTGTGGGATGTGGAGCCTATTTAGGCATAGCTTTCGCTTCGTTAGTTGCTTCTCAAATTCCGGCAACGGGAGAAAAGTGGCGGTTGGCTTTTTTAGGGTGCAGCATGCTGGGTGTCATTGTTTTTGCTTTACGGCGCTACTTGGTAGAAACACCCCCATTTTTGGCTTATCAAGAGACCCATCATGAACTTGTCCCTTTATCGCAAATCCTGAAGACACATTGGAAAGCTCTCGCGCGTACCATTATGATTTGTGGGGCTGCGGGAGGGGCCTATCACTTTTATCTGTTATTTCAAGGAACCTATTTGTCAAAGATTTTAGGGCTGCTCTCTCCTCATGAAGGAGCACTTCATAGTTTTTTCTTCACGTGTGTCTATGTTATAATTTTGCCTTTTGCAGGTTGGGTTGCTGATTATT from Alphaproteobacteria bacterium carries:
- a CDS encoding MFS transporter — its product is MNHSAKKQLFLSNFQAVNPKRQNISPVKLPVFLLSILGTILEYFEYAIYGFLAPILALHFFPEGNSTAALLKTFGVFAVGSLSKPLGALIFGYLGDRWGRRISLRYSMIGISFPTFIVGILPSYDSWGWKAAVALVLCRMFQGIFIAGESDGVRIYVFEHFGKKYPCLMTTFVGCGAYLGIAFASLVASQIPATGEKWRLAFLGCSMLGVIVFALRRYLVETPPFLAYQETHHELVPLSQILKTHWKALARTIMICGAAGGAYHFYLLFQGTYLSKILGLLSPHEGALHSFFFTCVYVIILPFAGWVADYWGLVRVAKIGGLLTLILISLNTVLITAQTISLPLMILTTISIGFFITPGYLFLLHQYDVGFRFRGLSLGHTVGSMLFSGTTPFVCLLLWQTTGLAYVPYLYFFFLMLMGLMAFIWGEKSQGCPN